A stretch of the Oncorhynchus clarkii lewisi isolate Uvic-CL-2024 chromosome 9, UVic_Ocla_1.0, whole genome shotgun sequence genome encodes the following:
- the LOC139416503 gene encoding MRG/MORF4L-binding protein-like isoform X1, giving the protein MGEAEVVPADEKQADSGISHIEDSVVWSQEVEVCLFHAMLGHKPVGVNRHFHMICIRDKFSQNIGRQVSSKVIWDHLGTMYDMSALHESEILPFPNSEKSFNLPDEIIQQVKEGKLVSEDDVKDDFKEERDPPAMHEEGSNSSVKMTERVGSKDKDRERDREKGSAEGGPGKEAADKRKRNRATEKVLNSSSNPSSPGGAKRRRT; this is encoded by the exons ATGGGGGAAGCCGAGGTTGTTCCAGCCGACGAAAAACAGGCAGACTCGGGGATCAGTCACATCGAAGACTCGGTGGTATGGAGTCAAGAAGTCGAGGTGTGCCTGTTCCATGCAATGCTAGGTCACAAACCCGTAG GGGTAAATCGTCACTTTCACATGATCTGCATCCGGGATAAATTCAGCCAGAATATTGGGAGGCAAGTGTCATCAAAGGTGATCTGGGACCACCTGGGAACTATGTATGACATGTCAGCCTTG CATGAGTCTGAAATATTGCCGTTTCCCAACTCAGAGAAGAGCTTCAATCTTCCAGACGAGATTATTCAACAAGTAAAAGAAG GTAAACTGGTATCCGAGGACGACGTGAAAGACGATTTCAAAGAAGAACGAGACCCCCCAGCCATGCATGAAGAAG GCAGCAACTCCTCAGTGAAGATGACAGAGAGGGTAGGCAGCAAAgacaaggacagagaaagagaccgagagaaggGTTCCGCTGAGGGCGGCCCGGGGAAGGAGGCAGCAGACAAGAGGAAGAGGAACCGTGCCACTGAGAAGGTGCTCAACTCCAGCAGCAACCCCTCCAGCCCCGGTGGAGCCAAGCGGAGAAGGACGTAG
- the LOC139416503 gene encoding MRG/MORF4L-binding protein-like isoform X2, giving the protein MGEAEVVPADEKQADSGISHIEDSVVWSQEVEVCLFHAMLGHKPVGVNRHFHMICIRDKFSQNIGRQVSSKVIWDHLGTMYDMSALHESEILPFPNSEKSFNLPDEIIQQVKEGKLVSEDDVKDDFKEERDPPAMHEEGLSPSMAAGQDFERYGQKDSFDLFQNSSLTPVQTSS; this is encoded by the exons ATGGGGGAAGCCGAGGTTGTTCCAGCCGACGAAAAACAGGCAGACTCGGGGATCAGTCACATCGAAGACTCGGTGGTATGGAGTCAAGAAGTCGAGGTGTGCCTGTTCCATGCAATGCTAGGTCACAAACCCGTAG GGGTAAATCGTCACTTTCACATGATCTGCATCCGGGATAAATTCAGCCAGAATATTGGGAGGCAAGTGTCATCAAAGGTGATCTGGGACCACCTGGGAACTATGTATGACATGTCAGCCTTG CATGAGTCTGAAATATTGCCGTTTCCCAACTCAGAGAAGAGCTTCAATCTTCCAGACGAGATTATTCAACAAGTAAAAGAAG GTAAACTGGTATCCGAGGACGACGTGAAAGACGATTTCAAAGAAGAACGAGACCCCCCAGCCATGCATGAAGAAG GTCTGAGTCCCAGTATGGCTGCTGGCCAGGATTTTGAGAGGTATGGACAGAAGGACTCTTTCGATCTGTTCCAAAACTCCAGCTTGACCCCAGTACAGACCAGCTCATAA